In Castanea sativa cultivar Marrone di Chiusa Pesio chromosome 6, ASM4071231v1, a single window of DNA contains:
- the LOC142639575 gene encoding uncharacterized protein LOC142639575, whose amino-acid sequence MDPMVLYLKENVLLGEKFEADKVRRKTPQFWLSEDQKLYKRSFSGPYLLCMHLETTELLLEELHEGICGIHTEGKSLSHRALTQGYWWPNMQNEALEYVKKCDQCQRFAPNIHQLGRVLNPLSSPWPFAQWGRE is encoded by the coding sequence ATGGACCCTATGGTGTTATATCTTAAAGAGAATGTCTTACTTGGAGAAAAATTTGAGGCTGACAAAGTACGTAGGAAGACCCCTCAGTTTTGGCTATCTGAGGATCAAAAGTTGTACAAGCGCTCTTTTTCAGGACCATATCTACTGTGCATGCACCTTGAAACAACGGAGTTGCtgctagaagaattgcatgaggggatttgtggaatTCATACAGAAGGAAAATCCTTatctcatagagcccttactcaaggatattggtggcctaatatgcagaacGAAGCACTAGAGTATGTAAAAaagtgtgatcagtgtcagaggttcgctcccaacattcatcaactAGGGAGAGTTCTCAATCCTCtatccagtccttggccttttgctcaatggggcagGGAATAA